A single genomic interval of Sebastes umbrosus isolate fSebUmb1 chromosome 11, fSebUmb1.pri, whole genome shotgun sequence harbors:
- the trpv6 gene encoding transient receptor potential cation channel subfamily V member 6: MSPSMARSAPSELNHWWSQLRFRLQNKKGWNEMLDETFLLHTKYINDIPLFYAAKKNSVGCIKKLLSCASTNIFERGALGETALHVAVMADNLDAAVALMDGAPELINEPMTSELFQGVTPLHIAVVNQNINLVHHLISRGGDVATPRVTGLYFRKRIGGLIYYGEHILSFAACAGNEDIISMVIDAGASTRVQDYRGNTVLHILVLQPNKTIACQAMELIMARDVELDQSVPLDMVPNYRGLTPFKLAAKEGNVVAFQHLVNKRRVVQWSLGPLTSNLYDLTEIDSWADSMSVLELIVGSHQREGRRILEVTPVRQLVSLKWNLYGKHYFRLLLFLYLLYIGTFTLCCAYRPLKDAPENYSESEMDKTIRVQKTLQESYVTHEDSLRLAGEIISILGAFVILLLEIPDILRVGAKRYFGQTALGGPFHVILISYACLVVLLLVFRATEVQGEAEVMAVCLVLGWSNVMFFARGFEMLGPYVIMIQKIIFGDLTKFMWLSFIVLIGFSTSLWMVYMTQEPESIPSYRSFPITLFSQFELSVGLIDLPVDHTIFTPPIVHVLHCTFSVVSYILLLNLLIAMMSDTHWRVAQERDELWRTQVVATTLMLERKLPRCLWPRLGVCGLNYGLRERWYLRVEDRNDPMLQKMRRYVKAFSKDEEKEGLEEKTDSIKGSISGTPKLRPKIRGAFNNRRSLTGWQMIRHSAFGLEMEPEGPEEDRDIKYV, translated from the exons ATGTCTCCGTCTATGGCCAGATCTGCTCCCAGCGAGCTCAACCACTGGTGGAGCCAACTGAGGTTTCGCCTCCAAAACAAGAAAGGATGGAACGAGATGTTGGATGAGACGTTTCTGCTCCACACCAAATA CATAAATGACATTCCTCTCTTCTACGCGGCTAAAAAGAACAGTGTTGGTTGCATCAAGAAGCTGCTGAGTTGTGCATCCACTAACATCTTTGAGAGAG GAGCTCTTGGTGAGACGGCGCTCCACGTTGCCGTGATGGCTGATAACCTGGACGCCGCTGTGGCTCTGATGGACGGAGCTCCTGAACTCATCAACGAGCCCATGACCTCCGAGCTTTTCCAAG GTGTTACTCCGCTCCACATCGCTGTGGTGAATCAGAACATCAATCTGGTTCATCACCTCATCAGTCGTGGCGGTGACGTGGCTACACCTCGAGTCACCGGTCTGTACTTCAGGAAGAGGATAGGAGGACTCATCTACTACG GTGAGCACATCCTGTCTTTTGCTGCGTGTGCTGGGAATGAGGACATTATCTCCATGGTGATCGATGCAGGGGCCAGCACCAGGGTCCAGGATTACCGTG GTAACACAGTGCTTCACATTTTGGTTCTGCAGCCCAACAAGACGATTGCGTGCCAGGCCATGGAACTGATTATGGCACGCGATGTAGAGCTGGACCAGTCAGTGCCACTCGACATGGTGCCCAACTACCGAGGCCTTACACCTTTTAAACTGGCTGCCAAAGAGGGAAACGTTGTG gcGTTTCAGCACCTAGTTAACAAAAGGCGTGTAGTTCAGTGGAGTCTGGGCCCTCTGACCTCTAACCTGTACGACCTGACAGAGATCGATTCATGGGCCGACAGCATGTCAGTGCTGGAGCTCATCGTGGGCAGTCACCAGAGAGAG GGAAGAAGGATACTGGAGGTGACGCCCGTGAGGCAGCTGGTTAGTCTGAAGTGGAACCTGTATGGAAAACATTACTTCAG gctgctgctgtttctgtatCTCCTGTACATCGGGACCTTCACACTGTGTTGTGCATATCGCCCTCTGAAGGACGCTCCGGAGAACTACAGCGAGTCAGAGATGGACAAAACCATCCGGGTCCAGAAAACCCTCCAA GAGAGTTATGTGACACATGAGGACAGCCTGCGGCTGGCGGGCGAGATCATCAGCATCCTGGGAGCTTTTGTCATCCTGTTGCTGGAG ATCCCTGATATACTGAGAGTGGGGGCAAAGCGTTATTTTGGCCAGACAGCACTGGGAGGCCCCTTCCATGTTATCCT TATCAGCTATGCATgcctggtggtgctgctgcttgTGTTCAGAGCCACAGAGGTGCAGGGAGAGGCTGAGGTGATGGCGGTGTGCTTAGTCCTCGGCTGGAGCAACGTCATGTTCTTCGCCCGAGGTTTTGAAATGCTCGGCCCGTATGTCATCATGATACAGAAG ATTATATTTGGAGACCTGACCAAGTTTATGTGGCTGAGTTTCATTGTTCTCATTGGTTTTTCCACCT CCCTGTGGATGGTGTATATGACCCAGGAGCCGGAGTCCATTCCTTCATACCGCTCCTTCCCCATCACCCTATTCTCCCAGTTTGAGCTCAGCGTGGGCCTCATAGATCTGCCCGTGGACCACACCATCTTCACCCCTCCGATCGTCCACGTGCTGCACTGCACCTTCTCTGTGGTCTCCTACATCCTCCTGCTAAATCTACTAATAGCCATGATGAGCGACACACACTGGAGGGTGGCCCAGGAGAGAGACGAGCTCTGGAGGactcag GTGGTGGCCACAACTTTGATGCTGGAGAGGAAGCTGCCCCGCTGCTTGTGGCCTCGGCTCGGGGTCTGTGGGCTCAACTACGGTCTGAGGGAGCGCTGGTATCTCAG GGTTGAGGACAGAAACGACCCAATGTTGCAAAAGATGCGGCGTTACGTCAAGGCTTTCTCCAAAGACGAAGAAAAGGAGGGACTGGAGGAGAAGACTGACTCGATAAAGGGGTCCATCTCAGGAACCCCAAAGCTCCGACCTAAAATCAGAGGAGCGTTCAACAACAGGAGGTCTCTGACGGGGTGGCAGATGATTCGTCACAGCGCTTTCGGTTTGGAGATGGAGCCGGAAGGGCCGGAGGAGGACCGGGACATTAAATATGTTTAG